The proteins below are encoded in one region of Clostridium estertheticum:
- a CDS encoding 6-phosphofructokinase, translating to MKNCIVAQSGGPTSVINASAIGILESNISSHFYDNVYAGINGIQGILNKHIVNLSDINYDEVKGLKYTPSSGLGSCRYKLKSFEENNEEYIKIFEILEEYEIKTFFYIGGNDSQDTVHKFSIYANKHNKDVKFIGIPKTIDNDLPIMDHTPGFGSAAKLIATSVLENFLDASVYSPKGVFILETMGRDTGWLAASACIATINGNPVADFIYLPEVAFSPDKFIEDVAKKLTQKNHVFVVVSEGIRTKEGKFIGEAEGTSHDKFGHTQLGGVCGFLKNLILNTNTAEKVRVLELSTLQRCSMHCASQTDIDEAFEVGKAAAKYSIHGISGNMIGIRRLSNTPYTSETFALETSKVANKIKYFPKEWINEEGNNVTRDAYEYTLPLIMGEPKIAIENGLPKYTFLEKSFKL from the coding sequence ATGAAAAATTGTATAGTAGCACAATCAGGTGGTCCAACGTCTGTAATTAATGCTAGTGCTATAGGCATTCTCGAGTCAAACATTAGCTCTCATTTTTATGATAATGTGTATGCCGGAATAAATGGAATTCAAGGTATTCTAAACAAACATATTGTAAACCTATCTGACATTAATTACGATGAAGTTAAAGGATTAAAGTATACTCCCTCTTCAGGCCTTGGTTCGTGTAGATATAAGTTAAAATCATTTGAAGAAAACAATGAAGAATATATAAAAATCTTTGAAATATTAGAAGAATACGAAATTAAAACTTTCTTTTATATAGGCGGAAATGATTCTCAAGATACTGTGCATAAATTTAGTATTTATGCAAATAAGCACAATAAAGATGTGAAATTTATTGGCATACCAAAAACTATAGATAATGACCTACCAATTATGGATCATACACCAGGTTTTGGAAGTGCAGCTAAACTAATTGCTACATCAGTTCTTGAGAACTTTCTAGATGCCAGTGTATACTCTCCAAAAGGTGTCTTCATACTTGAAACTATGGGACGCGATACTGGGTGGCTTGCAGCTAGTGCTTGCATAGCAACTATTAACGGTAATCCAGTTGCAGATTTCATATATTTACCAGAAGTAGCTTTTAGTCCAGATAAATTTATAGAAGATGTAGCTAAAAAACTCACTCAAAAAAATCATGTTTTTGTTGTAGTATCTGAAGGAATCCGAACTAAAGAAGGTAAATTTATAGGTGAAGCGGAAGGTACCAGTCATGATAAGTTTGGACACACTCAGTTAGGTGGAGTATGTGGCTTCCTGAAAAATTTAATTTTAAACACTAATACTGCAGAGAAAGTTAGAGTTTTAGAACTTTCCACACTTCAACGTTGCTCTATGCACTGTGCTTCTCAAACAGATATAGATGAAGCCTTTGAAGTAGGAAAAGCTGCAGCGAAGTACTCTATTCACGGAATTAGCGGAAACATGATAGGTATAAGAAGGCTGTCAAATACCCCTTATACTTCAGAAACTTTTGCACTTGAAACTTCAAAAGTTGCAAATAAAATTAAATACTTCCCTAAGGAATGGATAAACGAAGAGGGTAACAATGTAACTCGCGATGCTTATGAGTACACACTTCCATTAATTATGGGTGAACCAAAAATAGCCATAGAAAATGGTCTTCCAAAATACACTTTTTTAGAAAAATCATTTAAATTATAG
- a CDS encoding VIT and vWA domain-containing protein: protein MPINNINHKEGHKNNIILKEVNIKGNLCGEFAEYTIDHVYENKGSNDVEAIYTFPVPDGAVISGFEAVLGGRTIKGLIQDKEEANKIYENFKNNDNNTFLLEEFRDNIIRIVIGKIIANEVVQIKVSYIEELSYENRNLKLIIPTIITPINLSGENELLTCENGIINKNDDYKFTLSLLVESLTKLEFKCSSHKLKVEYEENNLYKVTLAEKNQRMDEDLEIILEEQEKVETTGMIYDYPREDKGILYLRFIPEIEIDQIISGENYIFLLDISESMGGDKLKEGKNALQLCLRNLAVGDTFNIVAFGDKLHYFSKEIKVEFNEENLSDASKWIKELFAENDAVIFDAIKYALLNKDDKEENIIFLFTDDVVEDEKEILDFVEDNIKESRIFPFGINTSVNSYFINKLARISYGAAEVINPDERIEDIVLKQFNRIKNPIVTDIEIDWGKMKVETTFPRTIEYMYDKEPFSIFAKINGDVGGVVILKGKVGKNRIQRVIFLNDLELEENVNLIEKMWYKKRIESLQHRVKYERGELQEAMNNKIVEISKKVGIICKETAFILYEEMEDPIVGIRIREILPVKTTKRLEVFYGDLAEDSESTSFYYKDVSKQEEDHDKYENYNRNELLRLLASNQFASGAFGINAKDTLGNNIKYTIKTILAFMIGSGDIKIYKNQLNKSLEFLNKSLQNIDINLNDELNLKKQDYLSLLLVFKLSIKKDVVLSFHKENILKKIQEIEEKFQYQNVNVDEIQKEFVNGLKLEFDGLNAGSNQYKDTLDFIINTTILKNI from the coding sequence ATGCCAATCAATAATATAAACCATAAAGAGGGACATAAGAATAACATAATTTTAAAAGAAGTTAATATAAAAGGAAATTTGTGTGGGGAATTCGCTGAGTATACTATTGACCATGTATATGAGAACAAAGGAAGCAATGATGTTGAAGCAATTTATACTTTCCCAGTTCCAGACGGAGCTGTTATTTCAGGTTTTGAGGCAGTGCTCGGTGGGAGAACAATAAAGGGATTAATACAAGATAAAGAAGAAGCAAATAAAATATATGAGAATTTTAAAAATAATGATAATAATACTTTTTTGCTCGAGGAATTTAGAGATAATATAATTAGAATAGTTATTGGTAAGATAATCGCTAATGAAGTTGTTCAAATAAAAGTATCATATATAGAGGAACTTAGTTATGAAAATAGAAATTTAAAATTAATTATTCCGACGATAATAACTCCAATAAATCTTTCTGGAGAGAATGAATTACTTACTTGTGAAAATGGAATTATTAATAAAAATGATGATTACAAATTCACTTTAAGTTTATTAGTAGAATCTTTAACAAAATTAGAATTTAAGTGTTCTTCTCATAAATTAAAGGTTGAATATGAAGAAAATAATTTATATAAAGTGACACTCGCTGAAAAAAATCAAAGAATGGATGAAGATTTAGAAATAATACTGGAAGAGCAAGAGAAGGTAGAAACTACAGGAATGATATATGATTATCCGAGAGAAGACAAAGGGATTTTATATTTAAGATTCATTCCAGAGATTGAAATAGATCAAATAATCTCCGGAGAAAATTATATTTTTCTTCTAGATATATCAGAATCAATGGGTGGAGACAAGTTAAAAGAGGGCAAAAATGCTCTTCAGCTATGTTTAAGAAATTTAGCAGTAGGAGATACATTTAATATTGTTGCTTTTGGAGATAAACTTCATTATTTTTCTAAAGAAATAAAGGTTGAATTTAATGAAGAAAATTTAAGTGATGCTAGTAAATGGATTAAAGAACTTTTCGCTGAAAATGATGCAGTTATTTTTGATGCAATAAAATATGCTCTCCTTAATAAAGATGATAAAGAGGAAAATATAATATTTTTATTTACAGATGATGTAGTCGAAGATGAAAAAGAAATATTGGATTTTGTAGAAGATAATATTAAAGAAAGTCGAATATTTCCTTTTGGGATAAATACTTCAGTAAATAGCTATTTTATTAACAAATTAGCTAGAATTAGTTATGGCGCTGCAGAAGTTATAAATCCTGATGAGAGAATTGAAGATATAGTACTTAAACAATTTAATAGAATTAAAAATCCGATAGTTACTGATATTGAAATAGATTGGGGTAAAATGAAGGTTGAAACAACATTCCCAAGAACTATCGAATATATGTATGATAAGGAACCATTTTCTATTTTCGCTAAAATTAATGGAGACGTCGGTGGGGTTGTAATATTAAAAGGGAAAGTAGGGAAAAATAGAATTCAGAGAGTAATTTTCTTGAATGATCTAGAACTTGAGGAGAATGTTAATCTAATTGAAAAAATGTGGTACAAAAAACGAATAGAATCACTCCAACATAGAGTTAAATATGAACGAGGAGAACTTCAAGAAGCAATGAATAATAAGATTGTTGAAATCTCTAAAAAGGTCGGTATAATATGCAAAGAAACCGCGTTTATACTTTATGAGGAAATGGAAGATCCAATAGTAGGCATAAGAATAAGAGAGATTTTACCTGTTAAAACGACGAAAAGATTGGAAGTTTTTTATGGAGATTTAGCTGAGGATTCTGAATCAACATCATTTTATTATAAAGATGTTTCAAAGCAGGAAGAGGACCATGACAAATATGAAAACTATAATAGAAATGAGTTACTCAGACTTTTAGCTTCTAATCAATTTGCTAGTGGTGCCTTTGGTATAAATGCTAAAGACACTTTAGGAAATAATATAAAATATACTATAAAGACAATATTAGCATTTATGATAGGCAGCGGAGACATAAAAATATATAAGAATCAATTAAATAAATCCTTAGAATTTTTAAATAAATCATTACAAAATATTGACATAAATTTAAATGATGAATTAAATTTAAAGAAACAAGATTATCTAAGTTTATTGTTAGTTTTTAAATTGTCTATAAAAAAAGATGTAGTTTTGTCTTTTCACAAAGAAAATATTTTAAAGAAAATTCAAGAAATTGAAGAAAAATTTCAATATCAAAATGTTAATGTAGATGAGATTCAAAAAGAATTTGTTAACGGTTTAAAGTTAGAATTTGATGGATTAAATGCAGGATCTAATCAGTATAAGGATACACTTGATTTTATAATTAATACAACAATCTTAAAAAATATTTAA
- a CDS encoding GerMN domain-containing protein, protein MKKFLSVILCGVVVFTLAACGKTEVKDTNTKSEVKEESTVATKVEKPAAATVAPTVTPAVKNEDIKSREVVLYFSDDQAMYFVGEKRTITSPTAKSIVEELVKGPATKSGSTAKTYATLPTSLQVSDVQIKEKIAYVNLKGELKVNGSAGEQMALFSIVNTLVLDKELGVTKVQFLLAGEKVKSIGGQYDVSEPMSENKEMMK, encoded by the coding sequence ATGAAAAAATTTCTTTCAGTAATATTATGTGGTGTAGTTGTCTTTACATTAGCTGCTTGTGGAAAAACTGAGGTAAAAGACACTAACACAAAAAGCGAAGTAAAAGAAGAATCAACAGTTGCAACTAAAGTAGAAAAACCAGCAGCAGCTACAGTGGCTCCTACAGTTACACCAGCAGTTAAAAATGAAGATATAAAAAGTAGAGAAGTCGTATTGTATTTTAGTGATGACCAAGCTATGTACTTTGTTGGAGAAAAAAGAACAATAACATCACCTACAGCTAAGTCAATTGTAGAGGAATTAGTAAAGGGACCAGCTACTAAAAGTGGTAGCACAGCAAAAACATATGCAACATTGCCTACAAGTCTACAAGTGTCAGATGTGCAAATTAAAGAAAAGATAGCCTATGTTAATTTAAAAGGTGAATTAAAGGTAAATGGATCAGCAGGAGAGCAAATGGCTTTATTTTCAATAGTTAATACATTAGTTTTAGATAAGGAATTAGGTGTTACAAAGGTTCAGTTTCTTCTTGCTGGAGAAAAGGTTAAGTCTATTGGTGGTCAATATGATGTTAGTGAACCTATGAGTGAAAATAAAGAAATGATGAAATAA